In the genome of Paenibacillus sp. FSL R5-0766, one region contains:
- a CDS encoding DUF5317 domain-containing protein yields the protein MVYDGILLGLIVGFFRGGLRHGLNQFAALKLRSGWIFPVLLLIQFFIFYLQERFEWVASINGYLFAAVYITGLAFLWLNRHHTGFMLIWIGVFLNFAVMAVNGGRMPVSVEASAVLGPYYVDMLREGGAVSKHFMMDASTNLPFLGDIIPLSSPYPRTQVISIGDVVMNVGIFLFIQYMMVNRDKKAVQPAKTHQA from the coding sequence ATGGTATATGACGGTATTCTACTAGGCTTGATCGTTGGATTTTTTCGGGGCGGGTTGCGGCATGGGCTCAACCAGTTTGCAGCACTCAAGCTGCGAAGCGGCTGGATTTTCCCTGTATTGTTACTAATCCAGTTCTTTATTTTCTATCTCCAGGAACGATTCGAATGGGTGGCATCCATTAATGGATATCTCTTTGCTGCCGTCTACATTACAGGGCTTGCTTTCCTGTGGCTCAACAGACACCATACCGGTTTCATGCTCATCTGGATTGGGGTATTTCTCAATTTTGCCGTTATGGCTGTAAATGGTGGGCGCATGCCTGTTTCTGTGGAAGCCTCCGCTGTACTGGGTCCCTATTATGTAGACATGCTCAGGGAAGGCGGCGCCGTATCAAAGCATTTTATGATGGATGCATCTACAAATCTGCCTTTTCTCGGTGATATCATCCCACTCTCCAGTCCTTATCCACGGACTCAGGTGATCAGTATCGGTGATGTGGTCATGAACGTTGGCATATTCCTTTTTATCCAATACATGATGGTGAATCGGGACAAAAAGGCTGTGCAACCTGCTAAAACTCATCAGGCTTAA
- a CDS encoding IS110 family transposase, whose protein sequence is MEPVVGVDVAKGSSVIQAFQKRNEPVGKAIVIEHAASGFEQFTEMLGALQAETGVAPVVVLEATGHYHRALVSCLNRSGYTYYIVNPLQSKRAKGTQLRKVKTDAADAWHLAEMYYRGDVKPHRNWDETFTELQHLTRQHEFVTGIFVQAKLNSRALLEQVFPAYEQIFYNVFSTTSLTVLSHCLEGSVANWNEVIQGNSGRSHSKRWAHEKARKLEEVLDEWRGIRRSPAQSKALLGMVSLLLTMIQQLEELEKQMEELAENLPEVELVRSIPGIGTKLAAAIVAELGDVKQFSDAKQLVAFAGLDPGIFSSGKFTATSTRITKRGSKRLRRSLYLAVQCGMRKNANARIRSYYEKKRNEGKPYKVAVIACANKLLHHIFAILQKGQPYQV, encoded by the coding sequence ATGGAACCTGTTGTTGGTGTAGATGTCGCTAAAGGTTCAAGTGTGATACAGGCGTTTCAAAAACGAAATGAACCCGTTGGCAAAGCTATCGTCATTGAGCATGCTGCGAGTGGATTCGAACAATTCACGGAGATGTTAGGGGCCCTTCAAGCCGAAACGGGTGTTGCTCCTGTGGTTGTTTTGGAAGCGACTGGGCATTACCATCGTGCCTTGGTGTCCTGTCTGAATCGGAGTGGCTACACCTACTACATTGTGAATCCCTTGCAATCCAAGCGAGCCAAGGGAACGCAGTTACGCAAAGTTAAAACAGATGCTGCAGATGCTTGGCATCTGGCAGAGATGTACTATCGCGGCGACGTGAAGCCACATCGAAATTGGGATGAGACGTTTACAGAGCTACAGCATTTGACTCGGCAGCATGAGTTTGTCACGGGAATCTTTGTGCAGGCGAAGCTGAACAGCAGAGCCTTGCTGGAGCAAGTGTTTCCGGCGTATGAGCAGATATTTTACAATGTGTTTTCAACCACATCATTGACGGTGCTGTCTCATTGTTTGGAGGGAAGTGTGGCGAATTGGAATGAAGTCATTCAGGGTAATTCGGGACGATCCCATTCCAAGCGATGGGCCCATGAAAAAGCGAGAAAACTGGAGGAAGTACTGGATGAATGGAGAGGAATTCGGCGTAGCCCCGCTCAAAGCAAGGCACTGCTCGGAATGGTCTCTTTATTGTTGACGATGATTCAGCAACTGGAGGAACTCGAAAAACAAATGGAGGAACTCGCAGAAAATCTGCCCGAAGTCGAACTGGTGAGAAGTATCCCGGGAATTGGAACGAAACTGGCCGCAGCCATTGTAGCTGAACTAGGTGATGTGAAACAGTTTAGTGATGCGAAGCAACTTGTGGCGTTTGCGGGCCTTGACCCCGGGATTTTCAGTTCAGGAAAGTTCACAGCGACAAGTACACGAATCACGAAACGAGGTTCTAAAAGGCTCAGACGTTCGCTATATTTAGCGGTGCAATGTGGAATGCGAAAGAATGCGAATGCAAGAATCCGTTCGTACTACGAGAAAAAAAGAAACGAGGGCAAGCCCTACAAGGTGGCTGTGATCGCCTGCGCAAACAAGCTGTTGCATCACATTTTCGCCATCTTGCAGAAGGGCCAGCCCTACCAAGTTTAA
- a CDS encoding BMP family protein codes for MKRGLSFVLSIIMLAILLAACGNSASKDEQSAQGSDSEKSLRMALVLPEKIGVNPFFVQMDEGFKKAGEEFKVDTKTIESTDPAAFEQNLRAAVAENYDLIITATFQAEDALKKVAAENPDKSFAIVDTTVDLPNVRSVGFREYEGAYLLGAAAGLSTKTDKVGMIAAMDVPLIKKYTEGFKAGLESVNPDAEFLVNYVGGFNDPAKAKELALVQFGKGADFIAGASAVGDLGVFEAAKEKGFYTSGQDTDRTVEDPEHIVLSQLKSTDTVAYETVKDFVEGNFKAGAVNYGLKEDGVGLTYVTRDSESPLNAFVGQEVIDKVKAIKDDIVSGKIVVKDPLQQ; via the coding sequence ATGAAAAGAGGTTTATCGTTCGTCTTATCGATCATCATGTTGGCTATTTTGTTAGCAGCTTGTGGAAATTCGGCTTCCAAAGACGAACAATCCGCCCAAGGCAGTGATTCGGAGAAATCTCTTCGGATGGCCCTCGTACTTCCCGAAAAAATAGGGGTTAACCCTTTCTTTGTACAGATGGATGAAGGCTTCAAAAAAGCAGGTGAAGAATTCAAAGTAGATACCAAGACGATTGAATCGACAGACCCGGCAGCATTTGAACAAAATCTGCGTGCTGCGGTTGCCGAGAATTATGATCTGATTATTACAGCAACTTTCCAGGCAGAAGATGCATTGAAGAAAGTCGCAGCAGAGAATCCGGACAAGTCTTTTGCAATTGTAGATACAACCGTTGATCTTCCTAACGTTCGTAGCGTTGGTTTCCGTGAATATGAAGGGGCGTACCTGCTCGGTGCAGCTGCTGGATTGTCCACCAAAACAGACAAAGTCGGCATGATCGCAGCAATGGATGTACCATTGATCAAGAAATATACGGAAGGGTTCAAAGCTGGATTGGAATCCGTTAATCCGGATGCAGAATTCCTCGTGAACTATGTAGGTGGATTTAATGACCCGGCCAAAGCAAAAGAATTGGCGCTGGTACAATTCGGCAAAGGCGCTGATTTCATCGCTGGCGCATCCGCTGTAGGTGATCTCGGCGTGTTCGAAGCAGCGAAAGAAAAAGGATTCTACACTTCCGGTCAGGATACGGACCGTACTGTTGAAGACCCGGAACATATCGTATTGTCTCAATTGAAGTCAACCGATACGGTTGCTTATGAGACCGTGAAAGATTTTGTTGAAGGCAACTTCAAAGCAGGTGCAGTAAACTATGGTTTGAAAGAAGACGGTGTAGGCCTGACTTACGTTACACGTGATAGCGAATCCCCATTGAATGCTTTTGTTGGACAAGAAGTGATCGACAAGGTTAAAGCAATCAAGGATGATATTGTATCCGGCAAAATCGTAGTTAAAGATCCATTGCAACAATAG
- a CDS encoding ABC transporter ATP-binding protein produces the protein MLLEMEQITKKYGGFTANRDIRFNLREGEIHALVGENGAGKTTLMRMLYGMEQPTSGTIKVRGREVSFATPSQAMASGIGMVHQHFMLFPSFTVAENIVIGREPAKAGAFDRKKAAAQVNELGRKYGMPVDPWKKVSECPLGMQQRVEILKVLHQGADIIILDEPSAVLTPLEVKELLANMKSLAKLGKTFVLITHKLQEVMDVADRITVLRDGQVTGTLEAKDTHVEELSRLMVGRELVRMDKQPSVPAEAVLQVEGINLSGAKDRSALKEIHMEVRKGEVVGIAGISGNGQSELIQVIAGLRKADSGRVLLSGQDTTNWPVRRIREHGLAHIPEDRYMWGAAKDASVRENGLMGHHHRLQSRGIIKAKAARTMVESWIQQFSIKTGSAETKAQFLSGGNLQKLIAAREFAQDTPFLIAAEPTRGVDIGAMETIHAELLRKRSEGAGILLISSELSEILQLSDRIIVMYEGEIAGELRAEEATEEQISLLMAGGKERI, from the coding sequence ATGCTGTTGGAGATGGAGCAGATTACGAAGAAGTACGGCGGCTTCACCGCTAACCGTGACATCCGTTTTAATTTGCGTGAGGGAGAGATTCATGCCCTGGTAGGTGAGAATGGAGCCGGTAAAACAACCTTGATGCGTATGCTGTACGGTATGGAACAGCCCACGTCAGGCACAATCAAAGTCCGCGGACGTGAGGTGAGCTTTGCCACGCCATCCCAGGCGATGGCAAGTGGCATCGGCATGGTGCATCAGCATTTCATGCTGTTCCCTTCCTTTACGGTGGCGGAGAACATCGTGATCGGACGCGAACCGGCTAAGGCAGGCGCATTTGACCGCAAAAAAGCAGCGGCTCAAGTAAACGAGCTTGGCAGAAAATATGGTATGCCGGTCGACCCGTGGAAAAAAGTGTCCGAGTGCCCGCTTGGCATGCAGCAGCGTGTTGAAATTCTCAAGGTGCTGCATCAGGGCGCAGACATCATTATATTGGACGAACCTTCGGCGGTATTGACACCACTTGAAGTGAAGGAATTGCTGGCGAATATGAAATCTCTCGCCAAGCTGGGCAAAACCTTTGTACTGATCACGCACAAGCTGCAAGAAGTCATGGATGTAGCCGACCGGATCACGGTGCTTCGGGATGGTCAGGTGACAGGTACGTTGGAAGCGAAGGATACACATGTGGAAGAATTGTCCCGTCTGATGGTTGGTCGTGAACTTGTGCGTATGGACAAGCAGCCATCGGTTCCAGCGGAAGCGGTGCTTCAGGTGGAAGGGATCAATCTGTCCGGAGCGAAGGATCGTTCGGCGCTCAAGGAGATCCATATGGAGGTTCGAAAAGGTGAGGTCGTTGGTATAGCGGGTATCTCGGGTAACGGCCAGTCGGAACTGATTCAGGTCATTGCCGGACTGCGTAAGGCGGATAGTGGTCGCGTCTTGCTCTCCGGGCAGGATACAACCAACTGGCCGGTACGGCGTATCCGCGAGCATGGACTTGCTCATATTCCGGAAGATCGTTATATGTGGGGAGCGGCCAAGGATGCGAGTGTTCGCGAGAACGGGCTAATGGGACACCATCATCGCTTGCAGTCACGCGGCATTATCAAAGCCAAAGCAGCAAGAACAATGGTAGAGAGCTGGATCCAACAGTTCAGCATCAAGACAGGTTCTGCGGAGACCAAGGCACAGTTTCTGTCTGGAGGAAACTTGCAGAAGCTGATTGCTGCCCGTGAATTTGCACAGGATACACCGTTTCTGATTGCAGCCGAACCAACACGTGGTGTGGATATCGGAGCGATGGAGACAATCCATGCTGAATTGCTGCGCAAACGTAGCGAGGGCGCGGGTATTCTGCTCATTTCATCGGAGTTGTCCGAAATTTTGCAATTATCTGATCGGATTATTGTCATGTATGAAGGCGAAATTGCCGGAGAACTGAGAGCAGAGGAAGCAACTGAGGAACAGATCAGCTTGTTAATGGCAGGAGGGAAAGAGCGGATATGA
- a CDS encoding ABC transporter permease → MNRVKETLRGLVQPLLAVFIGLIAGAVAILIVGGDVVDTYAEMWKGAFGNFYFFTNTLARSTPIILAGLGVALAFRAGFFNMGAEGQMILGGLSAALTALYLPGPGWFVCIAAIVAGIVAGGIWSLFAGWLDARFGMNLLITTLLLNYIAIYFGGYMVSYPFKDRTGSAAMAQTPMIDQSIWLPKLFQGMGLHAGFIIAIVAAILIYWFTHKTVTGYEIRMLGSNPSFATYGGVRRIRMMMLSMVISGGLAGLAGAGEVLGTQYRFLDGSLSSASYAWSGIMATLLARSHPLGTAVAAILLAALQTGAMGMERNTDVPLEVGSVIQAVLTLFVSAQIGYSFLKRRKEKKSNATTV, encoded by the coding sequence ATGAATCGGGTAAAAGAAACACTTCGCGGACTCGTGCAGCCGCTGCTTGCCGTATTCATCGGTCTGATTGCAGGGGCTGTAGCGATTCTGATCGTTGGCGGTGATGTGGTAGATACGTATGCGGAGATGTGGAAAGGAGCCTTTGGCAACTTCTACTTCTTCACCAATACGTTGGCTCGTTCCACACCAATCATCTTGGCGGGGCTTGGCGTAGCATTGGCATTCCGTGCCGGATTTTTCAATATGGGAGCCGAAGGCCAGATGATTCTTGGAGGGCTCAGTGCCGCGCTCACGGCGCTCTATCTGCCAGGGCCAGGCTGGTTTGTGTGTATTGCTGCGATTGTGGCTGGTATTGTTGCCGGAGGAATCTGGTCCCTGTTTGCTGGTTGGCTGGATGCTCGTTTCGGCATGAATCTGTTGATTACAACCTTACTACTTAACTATATTGCCATTTATTTTGGTGGATACATGGTCTCCTATCCATTCAAGGATCGGACTGGATCTGCAGCGATGGCTCAGACACCCATGATTGATCAGAGTATCTGGTTGCCGAAGTTGTTCCAGGGCATGGGGCTACATGCAGGCTTCATCATTGCCATTGTAGCGGCCATTCTGATCTATTGGTTCACGCATAAAACGGTGACCGGTTACGAGATCCGCATGCTCGGCAGCAACCCGTCCTTTGCAACCTACGGTGGTGTTCGCCGCATTCGCATGATGATGCTGTCCATGGTCATCAGTGGTGGACTTGCTGGACTCGCGGGTGCGGGGGAAGTGCTCGGTACACAGTACCGTTTCCTTGATGGCTCATTGTCATCGGCAAGTTACGCATGGAGCGGCATTATGGCCACGTTGCTTGCCCGCTCGCATCCACTCGGTACAGCTGTAGCAGCTATTTTGCTGGCTGCGCTACAGACGGGTGCCATGGGGATGGAACGGAACACGGATGTACCGCTGGAAGTTGGCAGTGTCATCCAAGCTGTATTGACGTTATTTGTATCAGCTCAGATCGGTTATTCATTCCTGAAGCGGAGAAAGGAGAAAAAGTCCAATGCAACAACTGTTTGA
- a CDS encoding ABC transporter permease produces the protein MQQLFDAAMFGSTLRIMTPILLAALGGALCSRVGLFNVGLEGLVLIGAFSAIVGNYLFGNVLLAVLFSIIIVMLFSALFAFISINLKANAIVVGISLNFLAAGVTTFALRAIFDVKGAYYDKDMVGLPKWDIPLIKDIPWVGDVISGHSPLVYLGIVLVIALQFYLFKSVSGFRLRSVGENPIAAQSIGIKVRGIQYGAVLMCGVLCALAGAQLSLGQVTMFTEGMTAGRGFIALVATMLGQANPLGVMGSSVLFGFMEALSIRLQGFSLPTHFTLMLPYIVTLVAMFFFKDRTYAQDALKAGGSSR, from the coding sequence ATGCAACAACTGTTTGATGCAGCCATGTTTGGCTCAACCTTGCGGATTATGACTCCAATCCTGCTTGCAGCGCTCGGTGGGGCTTTATGTTCTCGTGTAGGTCTGTTTAACGTGGGTCTTGAAGGACTGGTTCTGATCGGTGCGTTCTCCGCTATTGTCGGTAATTATCTGTTTGGCAATGTGCTGCTGGCGGTACTCTTTTCCATTATAATTGTGATGTTATTCTCGGCGCTCTTTGCCTTTATAAGCATTAATCTGAAGGCCAATGCCATCGTGGTCGGGATCTCGCTCAACTTCCTGGCTGCGGGGGTGACGACCTTTGCATTGCGTGCGATTTTTGATGTAAAAGGTGCATACTACGACAAAGACATGGTTGGACTTCCCAAGTGGGATATTCCGCTGATTAAGGACATTCCGTGGGTCGGCGATGTAATATCGGGACATAGTCCTCTGGTCTACCTCGGCATTGTGCTCGTGATTGCACTGCAATTTTATCTGTTCAAAAGTGTATCCGGCTTCCGCCTGCGCTCCGTCGGGGAGAACCCGATTGCAGCGCAGAGCATCGGGATCAAGGTACGCGGTATTCAGTATGGTGCCGTTCTGATGTGCGGTGTGTTGTGTGCTCTGGCTGGAGCACAGTTGTCGCTCGGTCAGGTAACGATGTTTACCGAAGGCATGACTGCTGGTCGTGGTTTTATCGCGCTGGTAGCAACGATGCTGGGGCAAGCGAATCCGCTTGGCGTGATGGGCTCCAGTGTACTGTTTGGTTTCATGGAAGCATTAAGTATTCGTCTGCAAGGATTCTCCCTGCCAACGCATTTCACATTGATGCTGCCGTATATTGTGACGCTGGTCGCGATGTTCTTTTTCAAAGACCGTACCTATGCACAGGATGCACTGAAAGCGGGCGGAAGCTCGCGTTAA
- a CDS encoding sulfite oxidase-like oxidoreductase, whose amino-acid sequence MHNKAERLKKSKTPAPKTGNDHGDRLPPGQMLTEKFPILHEGEVPEYDLSTWDLKVFGEVEEEKVFSLAELQAMPQVNTVSDIHCVTRWSKFDTPWEGIRFSDFVKLLGVKPEAKYVMIHADHDYETNVPLEELMHDDVLLAFKYNGEPLTPKHGFPLRMVVPQLYFWKSAKWIRGLEFMTEDRNGFWEVNGFHHFADPFKEQRFSGEDLPIPEDEWTKKEFD is encoded by the coding sequence TTGCATAACAAGGCTGAACGTTTGAAAAAAAGTAAAACCCCGGCACCCAAAACAGGTAACGATCACGGAGATCGGCTGCCGCCAGGACAGATGCTGACGGAGAAATTCCCGATTCTGCATGAAGGGGAAGTGCCGGAATATGACCTGTCCACCTGGGACTTGAAGGTATTCGGCGAAGTGGAGGAAGAGAAGGTGTTCTCTCTAGCTGAGTTACAGGCGATGCCTCAGGTGAACACGGTGAGTGATATTCATTGTGTTACCCGCTGGTCGAAATTCGATACGCCGTGGGAAGGTATACGCTTTTCCGATTTTGTGAAACTTCTGGGGGTTAAGCCAGAGGCAAAATACGTCATGATCCATGCAGATCATGATTATGAGACAAATGTACCGCTCGAAGAATTGATGCATGATGATGTATTGCTTGCATTCAAATATAACGGTGAGCCACTAACACCCAAACATGGTTTTCCACTGCGTATGGTTGTGCCACAACTTTACTTCTGGAAGAGTGCGAAGTGGATACGTGGTCTGGAGTTTATGACAGAAGACCGTAACGGATTCTGGGAAGTGAATGGCTTCCACCATTTTGCCGATCCGTTCAAGGAACAACGCTTCTCGGGTGAAGATCTGCCGATTCCGGAAGACGAGTGGACGAAGAAGGAGTTTGATTAA
- a CDS encoding nucleoside phosphorylase — MLLPILQIHSEDMPAYAIVCGDPARAEKISHKLDGAKELAFSREYRTFVGEFEGVQMAVVSHGVGSPGAAVCFEELIRAGVTTLIRVGTAGSYTADYPAGSVIVSTAAVRSDGLTRQLVPDGFPAVADISVTSALIAAARGVDSGASNAATVSEAGTPALSDGKVGVGITVTLDAFFAGVEEIPHRKYKQAGALAAEMEIAALYIVSTLRGARAGAIVAIDGFADSDLAAEYDPHTDAVTHAVEHEIEAALRALAALARQDS, encoded by the coding sequence ATGTTGCTGCCCATTTTGCAAATTCATTCGGAAGACATGCCGGCGTATGCTATCGTGTGTGGTGACCCGGCACGTGCGGAGAAGATTTCCCACAAGCTGGATGGGGCGAAGGAACTCGCATTTAGCCGCGAATATCGTACCTTTGTAGGAGAATTCGAAGGTGTGCAGATGGCTGTGGTCAGCCATGGCGTAGGTTCACCGGGAGCGGCTGTCTGCTTCGAGGAGCTGATTCGGGCAGGTGTAACGACGCTGATTCGTGTAGGTACGGCAGGCTCGTATACCGCCGATTATCCGGCGGGCAGTGTCATTGTCAGCACGGCAGCTGTTCGTTCGGACGGGCTGACACGCCAACTGGTACCGGATGGTTTTCCTGCGGTTGCCGATATCAGCGTTACGAGCGCATTGATCGCTGCGGCCCGTGGGGTGGATAGCGGCGCAAGCAACGCAGCAACCGTTAGCGAAGCGGGAACGCCAGCCCTGAGCGATGGTAAAGTCGGCGTGGGAATTACGGTGACGCTGGATGCCTTCTTCGCCGGGGTGGAGGAGATTCCGCATCGCAAATACAAGCAGGCGGGTGCACTTGCCGCCGAGATGGAGATTGCGGCGCTTTACATTGTCAGCACCCTTCGCGGTGCGCGTGCCGGGGCAATTGTTGCCATCGACGGCTTCGCAGACAGCGATCTGGCCGCCGAGTATGATCCGCATACAGATGCGGTAACCCACGCGGTGGAACACGAGATTGAAGCTGCGCTGCGTGCGCTGGCTGCACTGGCTCGCCAGGATTCGTAA